The genomic region ATGACGTCGGTCAGGCCCGGCGCATTCTCCAGGTCGGCCAGTTGCGGCTGAAGCCGGTTGAAAGTTTCGACCTGAGTTAAAAACAAATAGGCCAGCACGGCCTGCAAAATGGCCAGCACCGACCAGGCGAAAGGAGACAGGAACTGCGTTTTAAACTCTCGGGCGGCGATGGCCAGGATCATTTTCATGAGGCGTGTTCAGGCGGTTCTTGAGTCAGGGCGATAAAAACGTCTTCCATCGATTTTTTTACCGGCTTGAGTTCTTCCAGCCCGAAGCCGCCGGTGACGAGGTATTCGGCGATCTCTTTGGCCGGATCGGTCTTCGCGCCGTGATGGACTCTGATCGTATGGCCGTCGAGCCGCTCGATCGAGAGCACGCCCGGAATCTTCAGCAGAGCGTCGTGATCGGGCGGCGTACGGGTGGCGATTTCGAGGCTGGCCGTGCCCATGTGGCGATTGAGTTCGCCGATGGTTTCGTGCAGAATCAGGCGCCCCTGATGAATGATCTGCACGTGCGTGCACGATTCCTGCACTTCCGTGAGAATGTGGGTCGATAGGATGATGCCGCGTTCCTGTCCCAATTCCCGAATCAGGGCGCGAATTTCCCGGATCTGCAGGGGATCGAGGCCGACCGTCGGCTCGTCCAGCACGATGAGCTCGGGATTGTGCACAATGGCCTGGGCGATGCCCACCCTTTGCTGGTAGCCTTTCGACAATTGGCCGATCAGGCGGCGCGAAACCTCGGTCAGGCCGCAGCGCTCCTGCGTTTCGGCCAGGCGTTGCCGAATCCGGTTGTTGGCCACGCCGTGGAGTTCGGCGCAATAGCCCAGGAACTCCTGCACGGTCAGGTCCTTATACAGCGGTGGCGTGTCGGGCATATAGCCCAGGCTTCGTTTGGCGAGCCTGGGCTGGTCCAGAAGATCGATCCCGCTGATCCGGATCAATCCCGAACTGGGAGCAAGATTTCCGCACAGCATCTGCATCGTGGTGGTCTTGCCGGCGCCGTTGGGCCCGAGAAAGCCGAGCACTTCGCCTTTGTTCAGCGTGAAATTGACGTCGTTGACGGCGCAGTGGCCGTCGTAATAGCGGTAAAGATGTTCGGCTTCGATTAAAGGCGTCATGGCGATGGCTCGACCCGTGCCAGCAGGCTTTTTAATTCGTTCTGGATCTTTTTGCGGTAGAACAGAAATTTCCAGCGGGAGCCGCCGCATTGTCTCCACAGGATCACCGAGCGGATGCCGGCCAGCAGAATGGAGCGGATTTTATTGACCACGTCGGGCCGGGTCAAATAGTGCTGCTCGCCGTTCACCATGATCCTGGGCTGCAGGGTGCTGATGGTGCTGTGGTAGGTATCGGCCAGACTGGCCAGGACGTTTTCGTGCATCGGCCCGAAATGTTCACTTTGCGCCTGGGCTTTGACGACCCCGGTCCGGATCGTTTTCAGCAGATCCTGGCGTTTTGCAAGCTGTTGCTCCAGGTAAACCAGAGTCGCGGAATAACGCGCCTGCTCCGGGTTGGCGATTTTGTATCCGGTCATCTGCCGATTGAGCTGCTCCAGCCCCAGCCGGACTCCCGCGAGTCCGCCGTATACGTCGGTAACGCTGTCGGAATCTATTTTCAAAATACTGGCAATGCTGGCTTCCATCGCGTCCGTATCGGCCTTGCCGGTCGTTGCCAGTTGCTGGACCAGTGCGGCCGCCTGCGCGATTCCCGCCAGCGCGATAGTTTGGTTGGTAATGGTGTTGAGCTGCATAACCTCGAAGGCTGAATGTCGATGACTTGTCGGATTGTCTGAATTACGTACGAAGCGGGTAATCCCTTGATCCGGGTACTGACATGATCGGAAAGGAAAGGGAGCTTTATTCTTATCCGCCAATTTATAACATGATTCTCGCCGGTCAGTCGAGTATGATATAAGGAGTTATTGCAAAACGTATTAAGGAGGACATGATGACTGAATCTGTAGAATTGACGGTGACCGGAATGAAATGCGGCGGCTGCGAAACCAACGTCAAAGCAAAACTGAATTCGATCGACGGCGTATTGTCGGTGGAGGCGTCCAGCAAAGAAAAGAAAGTCAGCGTCGAATTCGAAGAGAGCAAAACCGATCTTGAGGCCATCAAGACCGCGATCGCCGAGGCCGGCTTTACCGTCGAATAAAGTGTCGTCATTCGGATGCAGGAGATGCCATGAGTAGAGAAGAGTCTTCCGAAGAAGTCCGCTTGTCCGTATTGGGAATGAGCTGTGCCGGCTGCGTCAGCGCGGTCGAAGGGGCTTTGAGTTCGGTGCCCGGCGTGACCTCGGTCAGCGTCAATTTTGCCGACCACTCCGCCCAGGTCAAAGGCCATGCCGATCCCGATCAATTGGTCCGGGCGGTCAAGGACGCCGGGTACGATGCGGCGCTGGTGGTGGGGCTCGAGGACCCGGCGGAGGAAGAAGAGAGAGAACTTCAGCGTTACCGGGAGCTGATGAAAAAGGCGGCGGTGGCCGGCGGCTTCGGCGCTTTGCTGATGATCATGGAATACGCAGGGGGGATGCCGGACATCGGTTCCGGTGCCGGACAATGGTTCTGGCCGGAAGTCGCCGTCATCACCCTGGGCATTCTGGTGTATTCGGGCTGGCATTTTTATACCGGCGCGGTGAAGGCACTCTCTCTGGGTCAGGCCAACATGGACACGCTGATCGCTTTGGGTACGGGATCGGCCTGGCTTTATTCCTGCATCGTCATCGATTATTCCGGCGTGCTGCCGTCTCTGGCCAAACATGCTTATTTCGAAGCGGCCGTGGTCATTCTGGCTTTTATCAACCTGGGCTCCGGCCTGGAAACGCGGGCCCGGGGCAAGACTTCCAGCGCCATTCGCCGTCTGATCGGTCTGCAGCCGCGCATGGCGCGGGTCATTCGCGACGGCTTCGAAACGGACATTCCGATTGAACAGGTCGGTTTGGGCGAGACCTTGAGAGTCAGGCCGGGAGAAAAGATCCCGGTGGACGGCGTCTTGCTGGAAGGCCATTCCACGGTGGACGAATCGATGCTGACCGGCGAACCGATCCCGGTGGAAAAAAGCGAAGGCGCCGAAGTGGTGGCCGGCACGATGAATCAAAGCGGCAGCTTTTTGTTCAAAGCCACCCGGATAGGGCGCGATACCGCTCTTGCGCAGATCATCCAGAGCGTACGTCAGGCACAGAGCAGCAAACCCGAAATTGCGCGCCTGGCCGACAAGATTTCGGGCATCTTCGTTCCGGTCGTGGTCGTGATTTCCATACTGACCTTTCTGGTCTGGTATGCCTTCGGGCCGGTCCCTTCGCTCGGTTATGCTTTCGTCACCTCGATGACCGTGCTGGTGATCGCCTGTCCGTGCGCATTGGGCCTTGCGACCCCGATTTCGGTCATGGTGGGTGTGGGCAGAGCGGCGCAGTCGGGCATTCTGATCCGCAAAGGCGAGGCTCTGCAGACGGCCGGCAAGCTGACCTGTCTGGTTCTCGACAAAACCGGAACGGTGACCGAAGGCAAGCCGACCGTGGCCACGGTCGAGGTGGCCGACGGTCATGCCGAAGCGGACGTGTTGCGCTGGGCGGCCAGTATCGAATCCGGTTCGGAGCATCCGTTGGCGGCGGCCATTCTGTCCGCCGCGAAGGAAAAACGGATCCCGCTCGAAAAGGTAGCGAAATTTAAAGCGGTCGCAGGCCACGGCGTGACCGGGCAGATCGGCGGCCAGGACGTCGTTTTCGGCAATAAAGCGTTGATGGAACAACATGGAATCGATATTTCCCGTTATGACGGCCGGCTTGAACAACTGTCTTCGTTGGGCCAGACGCCGATGCTGCTGGCGGTCAAGGGCCGATTGGCCGGTATCGTCGCGGTTTCCGATCCTATCAAGAAGGATTCCGCCGCGGCTGTGGAGCGGTTGCAGAGACTGGGCATCCGGCTGTTGATGGTGACCGGCGACAATGAAACGACGGCCAGGGCCGTCGCGGAGCAGGCAGGCATTGCCGAAGTCAGGGCGCAGGTTTTACCGAAGGACAAGGCGGCGGTGGTCAAGGAATTGCAGCGGCAAGGCGAAATCGTCGGCATGGTGGGCGACGGCATCAACGATGCGCCGGCCCTGGCGCAGGCGGACGTCGGCATGGCCATCGGCACCGGCACGGACGTCGCCATCGAAAGCGCCGACGTGGTCATTATCCAAGGGTCTTTGCTGAAGGTCCCCGAAGTGGTCGGGTTATCCAAAGCCACCGTCGCTAATATCCGGCAGAATCTGTTCGGCGCCTTTTTTTACAATACCGTCAGCATTCCGGTGGCGGCAGGTTTGCTCTATCCCGTGTTCGGCATCCTGTTGAATCCGATGATCGCCGGAGCGGCCATGGCTTTATCGTCGGTTACGGTGGTCACCAACGCCAATCGTTTACGCTGGCTGAAATTCGGCGGCGAATCGTGAGAAACAGGATAAAGCTGGCGGCGATCGCTGTTTGATCCCGGCGAAAGGCCGAAAAAACCGGCGCGCTGTAGCGCGCCGGCGGCTGCCTTGCTATGGAAGGCCGTGTCCGGCACCGAACGGACGTCGAATGATGGCGACCGCTTGCGCTGTAAAGCAACCTAGTAGTCAGTCAATTTAAATCAAAAGGATATATTGGGCTTGTAAGTCACTCTATAGTGGCATTGATGGTTACTGATTGAGGTCAAGCAATGCCAGCTCTTAAATACAAAGTCAATCTGACTGAAGACGAAAAGCGTGGCTTGGAAGCCATGATCAACAAAGGAAAAGCCGCGGCACGCCATCTGACACGCGCGCGAATTTTATTAAAAGCGGCAGCGGGTATTCAGGATAAAGACATTATCCAAGCTTTGGGTGTCTCGGAATCAATGGTGTTGACGACGCGCCAACGGTGTGTGGAAGAAGGCCCGGAAGCCGCCCTGAAAGAACGCCCCCGTCCAGGACGTGCCCCAAAACTGACGGAGAAGCAGGCCGCCCATATTATCGCCTTGGCTTGTAGTGAGGCGCCGACAGGGCATGATCACTGGACCTTGCGGTTGTTGGCGGACAAAGTGGTGGAATTAGCGTATGCCGACCGTTGCAGCTATGAAACCATCCGTCAGCTTTTAAAAAAACACTCTCAAACCCTGGCAGAAGCAAGAGTGGTGCATTCCCGAGGTGAGTGCTGAATTTGTCGCGGCGATGGAAGACGTGCTGGACCTTTATGAAGAACCCTACGATCCGTTGCGCCCGGTTGTGTGTTTCGACGAAAGTCCGAAGCAACTCATTGCGGAAGTCCGCCAACCTCTCCCGCCTGAGCCCGGTCAACCGGCCCGCTATGACACCGGCTATGAACGGAAAGGCGTCTGCGATTTGATGATGATCTGCGAACCTAAACGCGGTTTTCGGCAGGTGGACATCACCGCGCGGCGGACCAAAATCGAATTCGCGCACAGCATGAAGCATATCGCTGAACTTTATCCGGACGCGGCGGTGATCCGGGTGGTGCTGGACAATCTGAATACCCATAAAATGGCGTCTTTGTATGAAGCCTTTCCAGCAGAGCAAGCCCGTGAATTGGCGCGACGGCTGGAGTTCCACTACACGCCCAAGCATGGCAGTTGGCTAAACATCGCTGAGATCGAACTGGCCGTCTTGTCGAACATGTGTTTATCACAGCGGATACCGGACACAGAGAGCCTCCGGCGTGAGGTCGAAGCCAATATCCTACCGCGCAACACCAAGGCGACGCCCGTCAATTGGCGATTTACGACGCAACAGGCACGACGTAAACTGGCTCGCCTGTATCCTTGTGTTTCTTCGTGACTGACTACTAGCATGGTCGCTAACTTTGGGGGTGGAAAATTTTTAACACGGATTACAGGCTCGGAAGCTGCGCCGGGTGAGTCAAAATTTCTTTCGGTCCGTATAGCGAAACCTGTGACGTGGCCGTTACTGATCCGACAATCCCGTTATCGCAGGGCATTGATTTCGACCGCTCCAGTCCGTTGTAGATCTCCGCGCACGGAGGCTCCTCTTACGGGGATTTTTCCTTCAAATTCAATTATGCTGTACCATTAGAAAATAACAGGGAAATTCGCTCCACGATACCGGGCGGCAGAGCGTCGGGACGGTTTAAGACACAACCTGCGGCTCAACCGAATTACGAAATCAACGGCGGCGAGATTAAGTTCTATGGATCTTGAGCTAGACTATCATCCTTTAGCTTTCGATCATTTTTTGGCCGGCCGGACGCACGTTCAACCTTTAATGTTTTCAGCGCAATACAATGGCGGAAAACTCACGCTGACCGGTGAACCGGTGAATACGATTATCGATGGAACATCGTTCAGGACTGGAATTGGTATGGCTTGCAATTATCGTTCAGGTTTTAGGAAGCTGAATGAATAACGAACGTTTTTTCAGTCTTCGCTGGAAACTGGTGCTGATGTTCGGCACCGTGTTTCTGGTATTGCACAGCATTTTCTCGTATGTTTCTTATCTGGACGCGATCGATAATTTTTCTATGGACAGAAAAAACATCGAAAACAACCATATCAATATCGTCAAGACTTTAACGGAAGATTCGTTTCTAGTGCTGGAGCAATTTGCCGAATTGCTGCCGTTGATGGGCGAGCTTCCGAACGAGCCCAAAAAGATCAAGCATCATGTTTTCGCCAATCTGGATGAAAACTGGTCCCGCTGGCAATTGAGCTGGGACATGGAGAGCATCGCCTTCTTCGATGACAAGGGGAAAAGAATCAAGTTCTGGGGCGGTTCGC from Methylosarcina fibrata AML-C10 harbors:
- a CDS encoding ABC transporter ATP-binding protein, with the protein product MTPLIEAEHLYRYYDGHCAVNDVNFTLNKGEVLGFLGPNGAGKTTTMQMLCGNLAPSSGLIRISGIDLLDQPRLAKRSLGYMPDTPPLYKDLTVQEFLGYCAELHGVANNRIRQRLAETQERCGLTEVSRRLIGQLSKGYQQRVGIAQAIVHNPELIVLDEPTVGLDPLQIREIRALIRELGQERGIILSTHILTEVQESCTHVQIIHQGRLILHETIGELNRHMGTASLEIATRTPPDHDALLKIPGVLSIERLDGHTIRVHHGAKTDPAKEIAEYLVTGGFGLEELKPVKKSMEDVFIALTQEPPEHAS
- the hflD gene encoding high frequency lysogenization protein HflD, which encodes MQLNTITNQTIALAGIAQAAALVQQLATTGKADTDAMEASIASILKIDSDSVTDVYGGLAGVRLGLEQLNRQMTGYKIANPEQARYSATLVYLEQQLAKRQDLLKTIRTGVVKAQAQSEHFGPMHENVLASLADTYHSTISTLQPRIMVNGEQHYLTRPDVVNKIRSILLAGIRSVILWRQCGGSRWKFLFYRKKIQNELKSLLARVEPSP
- a CDS encoding heavy-metal-associated domain-containing protein, whose amino-acid sequence is MTESVELTVTGMKCGGCETNVKAKLNSIDGVLSVEASSKEKKVSVEFEESKTDLEAIKTAIAEAGFTVE
- a CDS encoding heavy metal translocating P-type ATPase is translated as MSREESSEEVRLSVLGMSCAGCVSAVEGALSSVPGVTSVSVNFADHSAQVKGHADPDQLVRAVKDAGYDAALVVGLEDPAEEEERELQRYRELMKKAAVAGGFGALLMIMEYAGGMPDIGSGAGQWFWPEVAVITLGILVYSGWHFYTGAVKALSLGQANMDTLIALGTGSAWLYSCIVIDYSGVLPSLAKHAYFEAAVVILAFINLGSGLETRARGKTSSAIRRLIGLQPRMARVIRDGFETDIPIEQVGLGETLRVRPGEKIPVDGVLLEGHSTVDESMLTGEPIPVEKSEGAEVVAGTMNQSGSFLFKATRIGRDTALAQIIQSVRQAQSSKPEIARLADKISGIFVPVVVVISILTFLVWYAFGPVPSLGYAFVTSMTVLVIACPCALGLATPISVMVGVGRAAQSGILIRKGEALQTAGKLTCLVLDKTGTVTEGKPTVATVEVADGHAEADVLRWAASIESGSEHPLAAAILSAAKEKRIPLEKVAKFKAVAGHGVTGQIGGQDVVFGNKALMEQHGIDISRYDGRLEQLSSLGQTPMLLAVKGRLAGIVAVSDPIKKDSAAAVERLQRLGIRLLMVTGDNETTARAVAEQAGIAEVRAQVLPKDKAAVVKELQRQGEIVGMVGDGINDAPALAQADVGMAIGTGTDVAIESADVVIIQGSLLKVPEVVGLSKATVANIRQNLFGAFFYNTVSIPVAAGLLYPVFGILLNPMIAGAAMALSSVTVVTNANRLRWLKFGGES
- a CDS encoding IS630 family transposase (programmed frameshift); translated protein: MPALKYKVNLTEDEKRGLEAMINKGKAAARHLTRARILLKAAAGIQDKDIIQALGVSESMVLTTRQRCVEEGPEAALKERPRPGRAPKLTEKQAAHIIALACSEAPTGHDHWTLRLLADKVVELAYADRCSYETIRQLLKKHSLKPWQKQEWCIPEVSAEFVAAMEDVLDLYEEPYDPLRPVVCFDESPKQLIAEVRQPLPPEPGQPARYDTGYERKGVCDLMMICEPKRGFRQVDITARRTKIEFAHSMKHIAELYPDAAVIRVVLDNLNTHKMASLYEAFPAEQARELARRLEFHYTPKHGSWLNIAEIELAVLSNMCLSQRIPDTESLRREVEANILPRNTKATPVNWRFTTQQARRKLARLYPCVSS